The proteins below are encoded in one region of Neodiprion virginianus isolate iyNeoVirg1 chromosome 7, iyNeoVirg1.1, whole genome shotgun sequence:
- the LOC124308444 gene encoding UDP-glycosyltransferase UGT5-like has protein sequence MSRILISAVLILSTSDFHHVFASRILGIFPFPSISHQIVYRGLTLALRERGHELVVITTDPIDDPDLKNYTEIDIHFLYDGFNEDIDWIAIRKMGSWLELLQGVMSRFISMTERVLSIPEVKKFCSPNSGEKFDLLIIEMLYWPAILPLAKRLDVPVVGVASFGLPIHLQYAVGNPMIPSHPAHWDAKIKVLGKSSLWERLQNFVDSWRFLHYYRTDYLSRQQYIAREYFGSDVPDIADIEKNVSLIFVNQQAPISFVRPNIPKIIDIGGFHISDKVKPLSQNLQKTLDDATQGFIYMSLGTNVKSVMLSNEMREEFIAAFSSLPYTVIWKFEDDVLPGRPDNVIIMKWAPQQSILAHPNLKVFIYQGGLQSTEEAISHAVPVIGLPVYSDQDTHVNKLASLGVGKKLEILSVNRVDLVKAIQSIVVDSSYKKRMLELRDLMKDKPYDSLENAVWWTEHVIRHKGAPHLHSTTADDPWYQRQDMDLVFIISTTIWTALIIALVVLYKVLVYTVRLLNCDQLSVGKKEKLC, from the exons ATGTCGCGTATCTTGATATCGGCTGTATTGATTCTATCCACGAGTGATTTTCACCACGTATTTGCATCGAGAATACTTGGAATATTTCCGTTTCCTTCTATCAGTCATCAAATCGTATATCGTGGACTGACTCTGGCGCTGAGAGAGCGAGGTCATGAACTCGTCGTTATCACTACGGACCCGATCGACGATCCAGACCTGAAGAACTACACGGAGATAGACATACATTTTCTCTACGACGGTTTTAATGAGGATATAGATTGGATAGCGATTAGAAAAATGGGGTCATGGCTTGAATTGCTCCAAGGCGTAATGTCaagattcatttcaatgacCGAACGCGTTCTCAGCATTCCGgaagtgaaaaagttttgttcACCTAACAGTGGCGAAAAGTTTGACTTGCTGATAATCGAGATGCTGTATTGGCCCGCTATTTTACCTCTCGCCAAACGACTTGACGTTCCAGTTGTGG GTGTAGCATCTTTTGGTTTGCCGATTCATTTGCAATATGCAGTTGGCAATCCCATGATACCTTCTCATCCCGCGCATTGGGACGCCAAAATAAAAGTCCTTGGAAAATCTTCACTTTGGGAAAGGCTACAGAACTTCGTGGACAGTTGGAGATTTTTGCACTATTACAGGACGGATTATTTGTCGAGGCAACAGTATATAGCGAGGGAATATTTTGGAAGCGACGTTCCTGACATTGCCGATATCGAAAAGAACGTTAGTTTGATTTTCGTTAATCAGCAAGCACCAATTTCGTTTGTTAGACCGAATATTCCTAAAATAATAGACATCGGTGGATTTCACATCTCAGATAAAGTCAAGCCGCTGTCACAG AACCTTCAGAAGACTTTGGATGACGCGACGCAAGGCTTCATATACATGAGCCTCGGAACGAACGTCAAGAGCGTCATGTTGAGTAACGAAATGCGGGAAGAATTTATAGCCGCATTTTCGTCGCTACCCTACACCGTTATTTGGAAATTCGAAGATGATGTTCTTCCTGGCCGGCCGGACAACGTGATAATCATGAAATGGGCCCCACAACAGTCCATTCTAG CGCATCCGAATCTGAAAGTATTCATATACCAAGGAGGACTTCAGAGCACAGAGGAGGCGATTTCTCACGCTGTTCCTGTGATCGGTTTACCTGTTTACAGCGATCAGGACACACACGTGAACAAACTGGCTTCCCTTGGTGTTGGAAAGAAGTTAGAAATCCTTAGTGTTAACAGGGTGGACCTGGTGAAAGCGATTCAGTCAATTGTGGTCGATAGCAG CTACAAGAAACGGATGCTCGAACTGCGGGACTTGATGAAAGACAAGCCGTACGATTCGTTGGAGAACGCGGTTTGGTGGACGGAACACGTGATACGTCACAAAGGTGCTCCTCATCTCCATTCGACAACAGCCGACGATCCCTGGTATCAGCGTCAGGACATGGACTtggttttcattatttctacCACGATTTGGACAGCTTTGATCATAGCACTAGTTGTACTGTACAAGGTATTGGTTTACACTGTTCGTTTGCTAAACTGTGATCAGCTGTCAGTTggcaagaaagaaaaattatgttaG
- the LOC124308445 gene encoding UDP-glycosyltransferase UGT5-like isoform X2, whose amino-acid sequence MALRERGHELVVITTDPVNDPTLQNYTEINVNFLYEYFNGEVDWIASRKKDTWFELIYNLVPRLVLITERIFSLPEVKKLFSTNSGEKFDLLLIEMLYWPAFLPLAKQFDVPIIGMTSLGLPLQIQYGIGNPIMPSHPAHWDAEIKELGRLSFWQRLQNFVHAWRFVHFYRTDYLPRQQAIAEKHFGRGIPDVADMENNVSLVFVNQQAPISFVKPNIPKIIDIGGFHVSKQIEPLSKHLQRILDEATQGFIYMSLGTNVRSVMLSDETREEFLAAFSKLPYTVIWKFEDDILVGQPDNVIIMKWAPQQSILAHPNIKAFIYQGGLQSTEEAISHVVPVIGLPVFADQDTHVNKMVSLGVGTKLEILTVNRTGLLEAIQSVVLDGSYKQRMLKLRDLIRDKPYDSLENAVWWTEHVIRHKGAPHLHSTTANDPWYQRQDMDLIFLISAAILTALTVSLVVLYKLLLYSIHVLKYKLLVSKKEKVC is encoded by the exons ATGGCTTTGAGAGAACGCGGACACGAGCTTGTTGTTATAACGACAGACCCAGTCAACGATCCAACCCTACAGAACTACACGGAGATAAATGTGAACTTTTTATACGAGTACTTCAATGGAGAAGTCGATTGGATAGCAAGTCGAAAAAAAGATACATGGTTTGAATTGATCTATAACTTGGTTCCGCGGTTAGTACTGATAACTGAAAGAATTTTCAGTCTCCCAGAAGTGAAAAAGTTGTTTTCAACCAACAGTGGGGAGAAGTTTGACTTGTTATTAATTGAGATGCTGTATTGGCCCGCCTTTCTACCTCTCGCCAAACAATTTGATGTTCCGATCATAG GCATGACATCTTTAGGTTTGCCTCTTCAAATACAGTATGGCATCGGCAATCCTATCATGCCATCTCATCCAGCTCATTGGGATGCCGAGATAAAAGAGCTCGGGAGATTGTCGTTTTGGCAAAGGCTGCAGAACTTTGTGCACGCGTGGAGATTCGTGCACTTTTACAGAACCGATTATTTGCCAAGGCAGCAGGCGATCGCGGAGAAACATTTTGGACGCGGCATCCCTGATGTCGCAGACATGGAAAATAACGTTAGTTTGGTTTTCGTCAATCAGCAAGCACCGATTTCGTTTGTGAAACCAAATATACCCAAGATCATAGACATCGGTGGATTTCACGTCTCAAAGCAGATTGAGCCGCTGTCGAAG CACCTTCAGAGAATCCTGGATGAAGCGACGCAAGGCTTCATATACATGAGCCTTGGAACGAACGTCAGGAGCGTCATGTTGAGTGATGAAACACGGGAAGAATTTCTGGCAGCCTTTTCGAAACTACCCTACACCGTCATTTGGAAATTCGAAGATGATATCCTCGTCGGCCAGCCAGATAACGTAATAATCATGAAGTGGGCTCCGCAGCAATCCATCTTAG CGCATCCCAATATCAAAGCTTTCATATACCAAGGAGGACTTCAGAGTACAGAAGAGGCGATTTCTCACGTTGTTCCTGTGATCGGGTTGCCAGTATTTGCCGATCAGGATACACATGTCAATAAAATGGTGTCCCTTGGCGTTGGAACAAAGTTAGAAATCCTCACTGTGAACAGGACGGGTTTACTAGAAGCGATTCAATCCGTTGTGCTCGACGGCAG CTACAAGCAGCGAATGTTGAAATTGCGGGATTTGATAAGAGACAAACCGTACGATTCGTTGGAGAACGCGGTTTGGTGGACGGAACACGTGATACGTCACAAAGGCGCTCCGCATCTCCATTCAACGACAGCCAACGATCCCTGGTACCAGCGGCAAGATATggacttgatttttttaatttctgctGCGATTTTGACAGCTTTGACCGTATCACTAGTTGTACTATATAAGTTATTACTTTACAGTATTCACGTACTAAAGTATAAGCTGCTCGTCAGCAAAAAGGAAAAGGTATGTTAA
- the LOC124308445 gene encoding UDP-glycosyltransferase UGT5-like isoform X1, with product MSRCFVSAALILVACVLHQGYASRILGIFPTPSFSHQVVFRGLTMALRERGHELVVITTDPVNDPTLQNYTEINVNFLYEYFNGEVDWIASRKKDTWFELIYNLVPRLVLITERIFSLPEVKKLFSTNSGEKFDLLLIEMLYWPAFLPLAKQFDVPIIGMTSLGLPLQIQYGIGNPIMPSHPAHWDAEIKELGRLSFWQRLQNFVHAWRFVHFYRTDYLPRQQAIAEKHFGRGIPDVADMENNVSLVFVNQQAPISFVKPNIPKIIDIGGFHVSKQIEPLSKHLQRILDEATQGFIYMSLGTNVRSVMLSDETREEFLAAFSKLPYTVIWKFEDDILVGQPDNVIIMKWAPQQSILAHPNIKAFIYQGGLQSTEEAISHVVPVIGLPVFADQDTHVNKMVSLGVGTKLEILTVNRTGLLEAIQSVVLDGSYKQRMLKLRDLIRDKPYDSLENAVWWTEHVIRHKGAPHLHSTTANDPWYQRQDMDLIFLISAAILTALTVSLVVLYKLLLYSIHVLKYKLLVSKKEKVC from the exons ATGTCACGTTGTTTTGTATCCGCTGCACTGATCCTAGTCGCATGTGTTTTGCATCAGGGATATGCATCGAGAATACTGGGAATATTTCCGACGCCGTCGTTCAGCCATCAAGTCGTATTCCGAGGGCTGACCATGGCTTTGAGAGAACGCGGACACGAGCTTGTTGTTATAACGACAGACCCAGTCAACGATCCAACCCTACAGAACTACACGGAGATAAATGTGAACTTTTTATACGAGTACTTCAATGGAGAAGTCGATTGGATAGCAAGTCGAAAAAAAGATACATGGTTTGAATTGATCTATAACTTGGTTCCGCGGTTAGTACTGATAACTGAAAGAATTTTCAGTCTCCCAGAAGTGAAAAAGTTGTTTTCAACCAACAGTGGGGAGAAGTTTGACTTGTTATTAATTGAGATGCTGTATTGGCCCGCCTTTCTACCTCTCGCCAAACAATTTGATGTTCCGATCATAG GCATGACATCTTTAGGTTTGCCTCTTCAAATACAGTATGGCATCGGCAATCCTATCATGCCATCTCATCCAGCTCATTGGGATGCCGAGATAAAAGAGCTCGGGAGATTGTCGTTTTGGCAAAGGCTGCAGAACTTTGTGCACGCGTGGAGATTCGTGCACTTTTACAGAACCGATTATTTGCCAAGGCAGCAGGCGATCGCGGAGAAACATTTTGGACGCGGCATCCCTGATGTCGCAGACATGGAAAATAACGTTAGTTTGGTTTTCGTCAATCAGCAAGCACCGATTTCGTTTGTGAAACCAAATATACCCAAGATCATAGACATCGGTGGATTTCACGTCTCAAAGCAGATTGAGCCGCTGTCGAAG CACCTTCAGAGAATCCTGGATGAAGCGACGCAAGGCTTCATATACATGAGCCTTGGAACGAACGTCAGGAGCGTCATGTTGAGTGATGAAACACGGGAAGAATTTCTGGCAGCCTTTTCGAAACTACCCTACACCGTCATTTGGAAATTCGAAGATGATATCCTCGTCGGCCAGCCAGATAACGTAATAATCATGAAGTGGGCTCCGCAGCAATCCATCTTAG CGCATCCCAATATCAAAGCTTTCATATACCAAGGAGGACTTCAGAGTACAGAAGAGGCGATTTCTCACGTTGTTCCTGTGATCGGGTTGCCAGTATTTGCCGATCAGGATACACATGTCAATAAAATGGTGTCCCTTGGCGTTGGAACAAAGTTAGAAATCCTCACTGTGAACAGGACGGGTTTACTAGAAGCGATTCAATCCGTTGTGCTCGACGGCAG CTACAAGCAGCGAATGTTGAAATTGCGGGATTTGATAAGAGACAAACCGTACGATTCGTTGGAGAACGCGGTTTGGTGGACGGAACACGTGATACGTCACAAAGGCGCTCCGCATCTCCATTCAACGACAGCCAACGATCCCTGGTACCAGCGGCAAGATATggacttgatttttttaatttctgctGCGATTTTGACAGCTTTGACCGTATCACTAGTTGTACTATATAAGTTATTACTTTACAGTATTCACGTACTAAAGTATAAGCTGCTCGTCAGCAAAAAGGAAAAGGTATGTTAA
- the LOC124308442 gene encoding UDP-glycosyltransferase UGT5-like — translation MTSHASETGVGNKSDYNRLNTGQHDRTYRTSDSEPQVKQPSWIYFESTSMSRCSIFAALILVAGVLHQGRASRILCIFPMPSLSHQVVFRGLTTALRERGHELVVITTDPINDPTLKNYTEIDINFLYADFTKDVDWIATRHKVTWNELFQSVAPRFIPMSERVLKHPDVKKLYSPNSGEKFDLLIIEMLYWPSFLSFAKYFDVPVIGMTSFGLPLQMHYGIGNPIMPSDPAHWDTEIKALGKLSFWQRLQNFVYAWRFLYYYRTVYLRGHQEISRKYFGTELPDIADIERNVSLIFINQQAAISFVRPNIPKIIDIGGFHISKKIEPLSKNLQKTLDAATQGFVYMSLGTNVKSVMLSNETREEFLAAFSKLPYTVIWKFENEILPGRPDNVIIMKWAPQQSILAHPNIKAFIYQGGLQSTEEAISHVVPVIGLPVFVDQDTQVNKMVSLGVGKKLEILTLNRIDLVDAINTIVLDGSYKQRMLKLRDLMEDKPYDSLENAVWWTEHVIRHKGAPHLHSTTADDPWYQQQDMDLIFVISTTIWIVSIVALVVLYKVLVHSVRLLNHNRKLVGKKNKVR, via the exons ATGACGTCTCATGCTTCGGAAACTGGAGTGGGAAATAAAAGTGATTATAACCGACTCAATACTGGTCAACACGATAGAACATATCGAACATCTGACTCCGAACCACAAGTTAAACAACCAAGCTGGATATATTTCGAATCAACGAGCATGTCGCGTTGTTCAATTTTCGCTGCACTGATCCTGGTCGCGGGTGTTTTGCATCAGGGACGTGCCTCAAGAATACTCTGCATATTTCCAATGCCGTCGTTAAGTCATCAAGTCGTATTTCGAGGGCTTACCACGGCTCTGAGGGAGCGAGGCCACGAGCTGGTCGTTATCACCACGGACCCAATCAACGATCCAACCCTCAAGAATTACACGGAGATAGATATAAACTTTCTGTACGCTGACTTTACCAAGGATGTTGATTGGATTGCTACTCGGCACAAGGTGACTTGGAACGAATTGTTCCAATCCGTCGCGCCAAGGTTTATACCGATGTCCGAACGGGTTCTCAAACATCCGGATGTGAAAAAGTTGTATTCACCAAACAGTGGGGAGAAGTTTGACCTGTTGATAATCGAGATGCTGTATTGGCCCAGCTTTTTATCTTTCGCCAAATATTTCGATGTTCCAGTTATAG GTATGACATCGTTCGGGCTGCCTCTTCAAATGCATTACGGCATCGGCAACCCCATAATGCCATCTGATCCGGCGCATTGGGACACTGAGATAAAAGCCCTGGGAAAATTGTCGTTTTGGCAACGGTTACAAAACTTCGTGTACGCTTGGagatttttgtattattacaGAACCGTTTATTTGCGAGGACATCAGGAAATATCtagaaaatattttggaaCTGAACTTCCTGATATTGCTGATATTGAGAGAAATgttagtttgatttttatcaatcaGCAGGCAGCGATTTCGTTCGTCAGGCCAAACATTCCTAAAATCATAGACATCGGTGGATTTCATATCTCCAAGAAAATTGAACCGCTGTCAAAG AACCTTCAGAAGACTTTGGACGCTGCGACGCAAGGCTTCGTATACATGAGCCTTGGAACGAACGTCAAGAGCGTCATGTTGAGTAACGAAACAAGGGAAGAATTTCTTGCCGCGTTTTCAAAACTGCCCTACACCgttatttggaaatttgaaaatgagatTCTTCCTGGCCGACCAGACAACGTGATAATCATGAAGTGGGCTCCGCAACAGTCCATCTTAG CGCATCCCAATATAAAAGCCTTCATATACCAAGGAGGACTTCAGAGTACAGAAGAGGCGATTTCTCACGTTGTTCCTGTGATCGGGTTGCCAGTATTTGTCGATCAGGATACACAAGTCAATAAAATGGTGTCCCTGGGTGTTGGCAAGAAGTTGGAAATCCTTACTCTCAACAGGATAGATTTAGTGGATGCGATTAACACCATTGTGCTCGACGGCAG CTACAAGCAGCGAATGTTGAAATTGCGGGATTTGATGGAAGACAAGCCGTACGATTCGTTGGAGAACGCGGTTTGGTGGACGGAACACGTGATACGTCACAAAGGTGCTCCGCATCTCCATTCGACGACAGCCGACGATCCCTGGTACCAACAGCAAGATATGGACCTAATTTTCGTTATCTCTACCACAATTTGGATAGTATCTATTGTAGCACTAGTTGTATTATACAAGGTGTTGGTACACAGTGTCCGTTTGCTAAACCATAATCGGAAATTAGTTggcaaaaaaaacaaagtacgTTAG
- the LOC124308443 gene encoding UDP-glycosyltransferase UGT5-like isoform X1, with translation MTSGCLISVTLILVAGVLQQGYASRILGIFPFPSISHQIVFRGLTVALRERGHELVVITTDPINDPTLKNYTEINVNFLYEDFNEDVDWIATRKKRTWLGLCHDMFPRLIPMTERVLNHPEVKRLYSPESGEKFDLLIIEMLVWPAFLPLAKQFDVPIIGMTSLGLPLQMQYGIGNPIMPSHPAHWDAEIKELGRLSFWQRLQNFVHAWRFVHFYRTDYLPRQQAIAEKHFGRGIPDVADIENNVSLVFVNQQAPISFVKPNIPKIIDIGGFHVSKQIEPLSKHLQRILDEATQGFIYMSLGTNVKSVMLSDETREEFLAAFSKLPYIVIWKFEDDILVGQPDNVIIMKWAPQQSILAHPNIKAFIYQGGLQSTEEAISHVVPVIGLPVFADQDTHVNKMVSLGVGTKLEILTVNRTGLLEAIQSVVLDGSYKQRMLKLRDLMEDKPYDSLENAVWWTEHVIRHKGAPYLHSTTADDPWHQRQDMDIIFIITTAIQTALSISAVVVYKLMAYCIHYLNHNWQTISKKEKTC, from the exons ATGACGTCGGGTTGTTTAATATCCGTTACGCTGATCCTAGTCGCTGGTGTTTTGCAGCAAGGATATGCATCGAGAATACTTGGAATCTTTCCGTTCCCTTCGATCAGTCATCAAATCGTATTTCGAGGGCTGACCGTGGCTCTCAGGGAGCGAGGTCACGAACTCGTTGTCATCACTACCGACCCGATCAACGATCCAACCCTGAAGAACTACACGGAGATTAATGTGAACTTTCTATACGAGGACTTTAATGAAGATGTGGACTGGATTGCAACCCGAAAAAAGAGGACATGGCTTGGATTGTGCCACGACATGTTTCCAAGACTTATACCAATGACTGAACGAGTTCTTAACCACCCTGAAGTTAAAAGGTTATATTCACCAGAAAGCGGGGAAAAGTTTGACTTGTTAATAATTGAGATGCTTGTATGGCCCGCCTTTCTACCTCTCGCCAAACAATTTGATGTTCCGATCATAG GCATGACATCTTTAGGTTTGCCTCTTCAAATGCAGTATGGCATCGGCAATCCTATCATGCCATCTCATCCAGCTCATTGGGATGCCGAGATAAAAGAGCTCGGGAGATTGTCGTTTTGGCAAAGGCTGCAGAACTTTGTGCACGCGTGGAGATTCGTGCACTTTTACAGAACCGATTATTTGCCAAGGCAGCAGGCGATCGCGGAGAAACATTTTGGACGCGGCATCCCTGATGTTGCAGACATCGAAAATAACGTTAGTTTGGTTTTCGTCAATCAGCAAGCACCGATTTCGTTTGTGAAACCAAATATACCCAAGATCATAGACATCGGTGGATTTCACGTCTCAAAGCAGATTGAGCCGCTGTCGAAG CACCTTCAGAGAATCCTGGATGAAGCGACGCAAGGCTTCATATACATGAGCCTTGGAACGAACGTCAAGAGCGTCATGTTGAGTGATGAAACAAGGGAAGAATTTCTGGCAGCCTTTTCGAAACTACCCTACATCGTCATTTGGAAATTCGAAGATGATATCCTCGTCGGCCAGCCAGATAACGTAATAATCATGAAGTGGGCTCCGCAGCAATCCATCTTAG CGCATCCCAATATCAAAGCTTTCATATACCAAGGAGGACTTCAGAGTACAGAGGAGGCGATTTCTCACGTTGTTCCTGTGATCGGGTTGCCAGTATTTGCCGATCAGGATACACATGTCAATAAAATGGTGTCCCTTGGCGTTGGAACAAAGTTAGAAATCCTCACTGTGAACAGGACGGGTTTACTAGAAGCGATTCAATCCGTTGTGCTCGACGGCAG CTACAAGCAGCGAATGTTGAAATTGCGGGATTTGATGGAAGACAAGCCGTACGATTCGTTGGAGAACGCGGTTTGGTGGACGGAACACGTGATACGTCACAAGGGTGCCCCTTATCTGCACTCTACGACAGCCGACGATCCCTGGCATCAGCGACAAGATatggatataatttttattatcactaCAGCGATTCAGACGGCTCTAAGTATATCAGCAGTTGTAGTATATAAGTTAATGGCTTACTGTATTCATTATCTTAACCACAATTGGCAGACGAtcagcaaaaaagaaaagacgtGTTGA
- the LOC124308443 gene encoding UDP-glycosyltransferase UGT5-like isoform X2 — MTSGCLISVTLILVAGVLQQGYASRILGIFPFPSISHQIVFRGLTVALRERGHELVVITTDPINDPTLKNYTEINVNFLYEDFNEDVDWIATRKKRTWLGLCHDMFPRLIPMTERVLNHPEVKRLYSPESGEKFDLLIIEMLVWPAFLPLAKQFDVPIIGMTSLGLPLQMQYGIGNPIMPSHPAHWDAEIKELGRLSFWQRLQNFVHAWRFVHFYRTDYLPRQQAIAEKHFGRGIPDVADIENNVSLVFVNQQAPISFVKPNIPKIIDIGGFHVSKQIEPLSKHLQRILDEATQGFIYMSLGTNVKSVMLSDETREEFLAAFSKLPYIVIWKFEDDILVGQPDNVIIMKWAPQQSILAHPNIKAFIYQGGLQSTEEAISHVVPVIGLPVFADQDTHVNKMVSLGVGTKLEILTVNRTGLLEAIQSVVLDGR; from the exons ATGACGTCGGGTTGTTTAATATCCGTTACGCTGATCCTAGTCGCTGGTGTTTTGCAGCAAGGATATGCATCGAGAATACTTGGAATCTTTCCGTTCCCTTCGATCAGTCATCAAATCGTATTTCGAGGGCTGACCGTGGCTCTCAGGGAGCGAGGTCACGAACTCGTTGTCATCACTACCGACCCGATCAACGATCCAACCCTGAAGAACTACACGGAGATTAATGTGAACTTTCTATACGAGGACTTTAATGAAGATGTGGACTGGATTGCAACCCGAAAAAAGAGGACATGGCTTGGATTGTGCCACGACATGTTTCCAAGACTTATACCAATGACTGAACGAGTTCTTAACCACCCTGAAGTTAAAAGGTTATATTCACCAGAAAGCGGGGAAAAGTTTGACTTGTTAATAATTGAGATGCTTGTATGGCCCGCCTTTCTACCTCTCGCCAAACAATTTGATGTTCCGATCATAG GCATGACATCTTTAGGTTTGCCTCTTCAAATGCAGTATGGCATCGGCAATCCTATCATGCCATCTCATCCAGCTCATTGGGATGCCGAGATAAAAGAGCTCGGGAGATTGTCGTTTTGGCAAAGGCTGCAGAACTTTGTGCACGCGTGGAGATTCGTGCACTTTTACAGAACCGATTATTTGCCAAGGCAGCAGGCGATCGCGGAGAAACATTTTGGACGCGGCATCCCTGATGTTGCAGACATCGAAAATAACGTTAGTTTGGTTTTCGTCAATCAGCAAGCACCGATTTCGTTTGTGAAACCAAATATACCCAAGATCATAGACATCGGTGGATTTCACGTCTCAAAGCAGATTGAGCCGCTGTCGAAG CACCTTCAGAGAATCCTGGATGAAGCGACGCAAGGCTTCATATACATGAGCCTTGGAACGAACGTCAAGAGCGTCATGTTGAGTGATGAAACAAGGGAAGAATTTCTGGCAGCCTTTTCGAAACTACCCTACATCGTCATTTGGAAATTCGAAGATGATATCCTCGTCGGCCAGCCAGATAACGTAATAATCATGAAGTGGGCTCCGCAGCAATCCATCTTAG CGCATCCCAATATCAAAGCTTTCATATACCAAGGAGGACTTCAGAGTACAGAGGAGGCGATTTCTCACGTTGTTCCTGTGATCGGGTTGCCAGTATTTGCCGATCAGGATACACATGTCAATAAAATGGTGTCCCTTGGCGTTGGAACAAAGTTAGAAATCCTCACTGTGAACAGGACGGGTTTACTAGAAGCGATTCAATCCGTTGTGCTCGACGGCAGGTGA
- the LOC124308446 gene encoding UDP-glycosyltransferase UGT5-like — protein MSRHLITVILVVIICQQGFASRILGVFPATSVSHQFVYRQLTLALRERGHELVVITADPINDPTLTNYTEIDVHFLYDEAYKIVNCVLPPNKTTWLEKVQDLVEKFMLMSQRILSHSVVKKLYAPNSGEKFDLLIIEMLSWQALLPLAKRFDVPVIGISSLGLSLHSQYRIGNPVMPSHPAHWDAEIKVLGKLSLWQRLWNLVYAWRLVHFIETDCLPRQQMIARKYFGNDIPDIADMEKNISLVFVNQQAPISFVSPNIPKIINIGGFHVSKHIETLSQDLQKTLDEATHGFIYMSLGSNFKSTMLTNKTRGEFLAAFSQLPHIVIWKFEDDILPGRPDNVITMKWAPQQTILAHPNIKAFIYQGGLQSTEEAVSYAVPVIGLPTLGDQYTHVNKMVSLGVGKKLEILTFNRMDLVEAIRSVTTDVNYKQRMLKLRDLMEDKPYDSLKNAVWWTEHVIRHRGAPHLHSTTADDPWYQRQDMDLIFIISTVIWIAFSITLFVLYKLLVYSINCSKDNRQLMSKKKRA, from the exons GATTCGCGTCGAGAATATTAGGTGTGTTTCCTGCCACTTCGGTCAGTCATCAATTCGTATATCGTCAACTGACTCTGGCTCTGAGGGAGCGAGGCCACGAGCTCGTCGTTATCACCGCAGATCCAATCAACGATCCAACCCTTACGAATTACACGGAAATAGATGTGCATTTTCTTTATGACGAGGCATATAAAATTGTGAATTGCGTTTTACCTCCAAATAAGACAACGTGGCTCGAAAAAGTGCAGGACTTAGTAGAGAAGTTCATGCTGATGAGCCAACGCATCCTAAGTCATTCAGTTGTGAAAAAACTGTATGCACCGAACAGTGGAGAAAAGTTTGATTTGTTGATAATTGAGATGCTTTCTTGGCAAGCCCTTTTACCTCTAGCCAAACGATTCGACGTTCCAGTTATTG GTATATCATCTCTCGGTCTATCTCTTCACTCACAATATCGAATTGGAAATCCAGTAATGCCTTCTCATCCGGCGCACTGGGACGCTGAGATAAAAGTGCTGGGAAAATTGTCTCTTTGGCAAAGGTTGTGGAACCTTGTGTACGCGTGGAGATTAGTGCATTTTATCGAAACGGATTGTTTGCCGAGGCAACAAATGATTGCGAGGAAATATTTTGGAAATGACATTCCTGATATTGCtgatatggaaaaaaatattagccTCGTTTTCGTCAATCAGCAAGCACCGATTTCGTTTGTGAGTCCAAACATTCCCAAGATCATCAATATCGGTGGATTTCATGTCTCGAAGCATATTGAGACTCTGTCACAG GACCTTCAAAAGACTTTGGACGAAGCGACGCACGGCTTTATATACATGAGCCTTGGATCGAACTTTAAAAGCACCATGTTGACTAATAAAACGCGAGGAGAGTTTCTTGCCGCATTTTCACAACTGCCCCACATCgtaatttggaaatttgaggATGATATTCTTCCTGGCCGACCGGACAACGTGATAACCATGAAGTGGGCTCCACAGCAGACTATTTTGG CGCATCCGAATATAAAAGCTTTCATATACCAAGGAGGACTCCAAAGCACAGAGGAAGCAGTTTCTTACGCTGTTCCAGTAATCGGGTTACCAACTTTGGGAGATCAGTACACTCACGTAAACAAAATGGTGTCCCTAGGCGTTGGGAAAAAGTTGGAGATTCTCACTTTTAATAGAATGGATTTGGTGGAAGCGATTCGATCCGTCACAACGGACGTCAA CTACAAACAACGAATGCTGAAATTACGAGATTTGATGGAAGACAAGCCGTACGATTCGTTGAAGAACGCGGTTTGGTGGACGGAACACGTGATACGTCACAGGGGCGCTCCGCATCTCCATTCGACGACAGCCGACGATCCCTGGTATCAGCGTCAGGACATGGActtgattttcattatttctacCGTGATTTGGATAGCTTTCAGTATAACACTATTTGTCTTGTATAAGTTATTGGTTTATAGTATTAACTGCAGCAAGGATAATCGGCAGTTgatgagcaaaaaaaaaagagcatgA